One Maribacter dokdonensis DSW-8 genomic region harbors:
- a CDS encoding GNAT family N-acetyltransferase: protein MNNITIRAMLATDWNAVSEIYVEGISTGIATFETCAPTYEAWDAAHMKNCRFVVESNGEILGWVALSPVSNRCVYGGVAEISVYIAGNSRGKGLGKLLLEHVIIASEKEGIWTLQSGIFPTNYGSIKVHEATGFRMIGKRERIGKLHGKWVDNVLFERRSKIVGID, encoded by the coding sequence ATGAATAATATAACCATAAGAGCAATGTTGGCTACTGATTGGAATGCTGTATCAGAAATATATGTAGAAGGTATTTCAACCGGCATTGCCACTTTTGAAACATGTGCACCAACCTATGAAGCATGGGACGCCGCCCACATGAAAAACTGCCGCTTTGTTGTTGAAAGCAATGGTGAAATATTAGGTTGGGTTGCCCTCTCTCCCGTTTCCAATAGATGTGTCTATGGTGGTGTAGCAGAAATTAGCGTTTACATTGCTGGTAACAGTAGAGGTAAAGGTCTTGGGAAATTGTTATTGGAGCATGTCATAATCGCAAGTGAAAAAGAAGGCATCTGGACATTACAATCTGGCATATTCCCTACAAATTATGGAAGCATAAAAGTTCATGAAGCTACAGGTTTTAGAATGATAGGTAAACGCGAGCGTATAGGAAAATTACATGGCAAATGGGTAGATAACGTGCTTTTTGAAAGGCGTAGCAAAATTGTTGGTATAGATTAA
- a CDS encoding GNAT family N-acyltransferase produces MGLVTAKEIAKAINLSKYGVLGTFVGWVLMKVTRISAINRFYDSIAHLEGESYANAILEHFDIDYEIPEEDFKRLPKEGPYVTISNHPLGAIDGILLFKLMLRQRPDYKIMANFLLERMVPLKPYILPVNPFNDHKDARSNLAGFKKTLEHLKNGHVLGVFPAGEVSTYRDGKLIVDKPWEEAVIKLIRKANVPVVPIYFHAKNSSLFYRISKLGDSLRTAMIPSQVFSQSNRPIKVRIGQPISLATQQEQQSIEEYTDLLRRKTYMLSNAYEKERLIDQIPTSLKLPKQPKKIADAVRKEVMEGEIEKLREKDCRLLQSKNYEVFLAKEKDMPFILKEIGRQREVTFRAIGEGTNKAIDLDDFDTYYHHLFLWDDDAKCIVGAYRMGMGSEIFPAHGIDGFYVQDLFRVEPELYDMMKHSIEMGRAYITKEYQQKPMPLFLLWKGIVHTTLRFPEHKYLIGGVSISNQFSNFSKSLMIEFMKSNYWDPYVAQYIRPKKEFKVKLKDADKEFVFDETQADLNKFDRLIDEVEPGNLRLPVLIKKYIKQNAKVVAFNVDPLFNNSVDGLMYIKIADLPESTVKPVMEEFQAELERRLLEGQNTDNEA; encoded by the coding sequence ATGGGTTTAGTCACCGCAAAAGAAATAGCCAAAGCCATTAACCTCTCCAAATATGGGGTGTTGGGAACCTTTGTTGGTTGGGTGTTAATGAAGGTTACACGTATATCGGCTATCAATAGATTTTATGATTCTATTGCCCATTTAGAGGGGGAAAGTTACGCCAATGCCATTTTAGAGCATTTTGATATTGACTATGAAATTCCTGAGGAAGATTTTAAACGTCTGCCTAAAGAAGGACCATACGTTACTATCAGTAATCATCCTTTGGGGGCAATAGACGGTATTCTGTTGTTCAAGCTAATGTTGCGTCAACGCCCAGATTATAAAATAATGGCGAATTTTCTTTTAGAGAGAATGGTGCCCTTAAAACCTTATATATTACCGGTTAATCCTTTTAATGACCATAAAGATGCTAGAAGCAATTTAGCCGGATTCAAGAAAACCTTAGAACATTTAAAGAATGGTCATGTACTGGGTGTATTTCCTGCGGGCGAAGTATCTACGTATAGAGACGGTAAGTTAATTGTTGATAAGCCTTGGGAAGAAGCGGTCATTAAACTGATCAGAAAGGCAAATGTACCCGTAGTACCCATATATTTTCATGCTAAAAACAGCTCTTTGTTCTATAGAATCTCTAAGTTGGGCGATTCTTTAAGAACTGCCATGATACCTTCACAGGTTTTTTCCCAAAGCAATAGACCGATCAAAGTTAGAATTGGTCAACCTATTTCATTAGCTACCCAGCAAGAACAACAAAGTATTGAAGAATATACTGATCTTTTGCGCCGTAAAACATACATGCTCTCTAACGCCTATGAGAAAGAGCGTTTAATTGATCAAATACCTACTTCACTCAAACTGCCCAAGCAACCAAAGAAAATTGCGGATGCGGTTCGTAAAGAGGTTATGGAGGGTGAAATTGAGAAGCTAAGGGAGAAGGATTGTAGGTTACTGCAGAGTAAGAACTATGAGGTTTTTTTAGCCAAAGAAAAGGATATGCCGTTTATCCTAAAAGAAATTGGTAGACAGCGAGAGGTAACGTTTAGGGCTATTGGAGAAGGTACCAATAAGGCAATAGATCTTGATGATTTTGATACCTACTATCACCACCTTTTTCTTTGGGACGATGATGCTAAATGTATTGTTGGAGCTTATAGAATGGGTATGGGGTCAGAGATATTTCCTGCTCATGGTATAGATGGGTTTTACGTACAAGATTTATTTAGGGTAGAGCCAGAACTCTATGATATGATGAAGCATTCCATAGAAATGGGCCGTGCCTATATCACAAAAGAGTATCAGCAAAAACCAATGCCATTATTCTTGCTGTGGAAAGGTATTGTGCATACTACTTTGCGTTTTCCAGAGCATAAGTATTTAATAGGAGGGGTAAGTATAAGTAACCAGTTCTCTAATTTTTCTAAGTCTTTGATGATCGAGTTCATGAAGTCCAATTACTGGGATCCTTATGTGGCGCAATACATTAGACCTAAAAAGGAATTTAAGGTGAAACTAAAGGATGCCGATAAAGAATTCGTTTTTGATGAAACCCAAGCCGATTTAAATAAGTTTGATCGCTTGATCGATGAAGTAGAACCTGGTAATTTACGCTTACCGGTTTTGATTAAAAAATACATTAAGCAAAATGCAAAGGTGGTGGCTTTTAATGTTGATCCACTCTTTAATAATTCTGTAGACGGATTAATGTATATTAAAATAGCAGATCTACCGGAAAGCACGGTTAAACCTGTTATGGAAGAATTTCAAGCTGAATTGGAGCGACGATTACTTGAAGGTCAAAATACTGATAACGAAGCATAA
- a CDS encoding aspartate kinase, whose amino-acid sequence MRVFKFGGASVKDANAVKNVVKVLREVGYDNTLLVVSAMGKTTNAMEDIINAYFNDKQEIPAKVSELVDYHHAIVSELFPNASHTIYKEIKVLIDEINGFLVWNKSPNYNFVYDQIVGYGELLSTTIISAYLKEIGIANQWLDVRNYIKTDSSYRDTTVDWERTQKNVTNIDKKVLNITQGFLGSDDNNFTTTLGREGSDYTAAILAYCLNADSVTIWKDVPGVLNADPRYFEETQLLNNISYREAIELAFYGASVIHPKTLQPLQRKEIPLHVKSFVNPKDKGTTVGKGVGIEPKVPCFIVKKNQVLMKLSSLDFSFIVEDSISELFKLFHQHKIKVDLIQNSAISFSVCIDNKFGGLAALLQQLKSKFKVVHHENVSLYTIRHFDNKALETLQNGHELLLEQRGTETVQLVVK is encoded by the coding sequence ATGAGGGTTTTTAAATTTGGAGGAGCATCTGTAAAAGATGCAAATGCGGTTAAAAATGTAGTTAAGGTTCTAAGGGAAGTAGGGTATGATAATACGTTACTGGTAGTTTCGGCAATGGGGAAAACCACCAATGCCATGGAAGATATTATTAATGCCTATTTTAATGATAAACAAGAAATACCAGCTAAGGTTTCTGAGTTGGTCGATTATCATCATGCTATAGTGTCAGAATTATTTCCAAATGCTTCACATACCATTTATAAAGAAATAAAAGTATTGATCGATGAAATAAACGGCTTTTTGGTTTGGAACAAATCTCCTAATTATAATTTTGTTTATGATCAAATTGTAGGTTACGGTGAGCTGTTATCTACAACAATAATTAGTGCGTATTTAAAAGAAATTGGCATTGCAAACCAATGGTTAGATGTAAGAAACTATATTAAGACAGACAGTAGTTATAGAGATACCACTGTAGATTGGGAACGTACGCAAAAGAACGTTACCAATATTGATAAAAAGGTTCTTAACATAACGCAAGGATTTTTAGGCAGTGATGACAATAACTTTACAACAACCTTGGGACGTGAAGGTTCTGATTATACGGCAGCTATTTTAGCCTATTGCCTAAATGCGGATTCCGTAACCATTTGGAAAGATGTTCCAGGCGTTTTAAATGCGGATCCTAGATATTTTGAAGAAACACAATTACTTAACAATATCTCGTATAGAGAGGCTATTGAACTTGCTTTTTATGGGGCATCCGTTATTCACCCTAAAACATTGCAGCCTCTACAACGCAAGGAAATTCCTTTGCACGTAAAATCTTTTGTCAACCCAAAAGATAAAGGTACTACGGTAGGCAAGGGTGTTGGTATAGAACCAAAAGTACCTTGCTTTATAGTAAAGAAGAATCAGGTACTAATGAAATTATCCTCATTGGATTTTTCATTTATCGTAGAAGACAGTATTAGTGAGCTTTTTAAATTATTCCATCAGCATAAAATTAAGGTAGATTTAATTCAGAATTCCGCTATTAGCTTTTCTGTTTGTATCGACAATAAATTTGGAGGATTGGCTGCGTTATTACAACAGCTAAAAAGTAAGTTTAAAGTGGTACACCACGAGAATGTTTCTTTATATACCATAAGGCATTTTGACAATAAGGCTTTAGAGACCTTGCAAAACGGACATGAGTTGTTACTGGAGCAGCGCGGTACGGAAACCGTTCAATTGGTAGTGAAGTAA
- a CDS encoding GNAT family N-acetyltransferase, producing the protein MEYIIRVAQAGDMEQVHQLIQELATFEKEEHAVEVSVQDLKEDGFGKQKLFHCFVAEKNQKIVGMALVYPRYSTWKGPVIHLEDLIVTKEMRGTGLGTALLDEVVKYGDELGVRRICWEVLDWNEPAIGFYESKGANVMRDWDVVQLDQKGIKAYLNAIA; encoded by the coding sequence ATGGAGTATATAATTAGAGTTGCCCAAGCAGGGGACATGGAACAAGTGCATCAATTAATTCAAGAATTGGCCACTTTTGAGAAGGAAGAACACGCCGTTGAGGTTAGTGTACAAGATTTAAAGGAAGATGGTTTTGGTAAACAGAAATTGTTTCACTGTTTTGTTGCAGAAAAGAATCAAAAAATTGTAGGTATGGCATTGGTATACCCAAGATATTCTACGTGGAAAGGACCGGTTATTCATTTAGAAGACCTGATCGTCACCAAAGAAATGCGCGGAACAGGATTGGGTACGGCGCTTTTAGATGAAGTGGTGAAGTATGGTGATGAATTAGGGGTAAGAAGAATTTGCTGGGAAGTGCTGGATTGGAACGAGCCTGCTATAGGTTTTTATGAAAGTAAAGGTGCCAATGTAATGAGAGATTGGGATGTAGTTCAATTAGATCAAAAAGGTATTAAAGCATATTTAAATGCGATTGCATAA
- the fbp gene encoding class 1 fructose-bisphosphatase: MSPKRNQTLGEFIIENQDSFQYSSGELSKLINAIRLAAKVVNHEVSKAGLIDILGGVGETNIQGEDQQKLDLFANDKFIQTLKNREIVCGIASEEEDSFISINSNDDNHQNKYVVLIDPLDGSSNIDVNVSVGTIFSIYRRVTPIGTPVTMEDFLQPGHKQVAAGYVVYGTSTMLVYTTGDGVNGFTLNPALGTFYLSHPNMQFPEDGRIYSVNEGNYVHFHQGVKDYIKYCQMEEDDRPYTSRYIGSLVSDFHRNMIKGGIYMYPKSSVTESGKLRLLYECNPMAFLAEQANGLAIGGKNRIMDIQPTELHQRVPFFCGSKNMVIKLQEFLDKYH; this comes from the coding sequence ATGTCTCCAAAAAGAAATCAGACCCTAGGGGAGTTTATTATTGAAAATCAAGATTCATTTCAGTACTCTTCGGGCGAATTATCAAAACTTATTAATGCCATTAGATTAGCGGCCAAAGTTGTAAACCATGAGGTAAGCAAAGCAGGACTAATTGATATTCTAGGTGGCGTAGGCGAAACCAACATTCAAGGTGAAGACCAACAAAAACTAGATCTTTTCGCGAACGATAAATTTATTCAAACATTAAAAAACCGGGAAATTGTATGTGGTATCGCCTCGGAAGAGGAAGATAGTTTTATCAGCATCAACAGTAACGATGATAACCACCAGAACAAATATGTAGTACTGATCGACCCTTTAGACGGCTCGTCCAACATCGATGTAAACGTTTCCGTGGGTACCATTTTTTCTATTTACAGACGGGTTACCCCTATTGGAACTCCCGTTACAATGGAAGATTTTTTACAGCCTGGACACAAACAAGTTGCCGCCGGTTACGTAGTTTATGGCACCTCTACCATGTTGGTGTATACCACAGGTGATGGTGTAAACGGCTTTACCTTAAACCCTGCATTGGGTACTTTTTACCTATCGCACCCAAATATGCAATTCCCGGAAGATGGTAGAATTTACTCAGTAAACGAAGGTAATTATGTGCATTTTCACCAAGGCGTAAAAGATTATATCAAGTACTGCCAAATGGAAGAAGATGATAGACCATATACCTCAAGATATATTGGATCCTTGGTTTCAGATTTTCATAGAAACATGATCAAAGGGGGCATTTACATGTACCCTAAAAGTAGTGTTACTGAAAGCGGTAAATTAAGGTTATTGTATGAATGTAATCCTATGGCATTTTTAGCCGAACAAGCGAACGGACTTGCAATTGGCGGCAAAAATCGAATTATGGACATACAACCAACAGAACTGCACCAAAGGGTTCCTTTCTTCTGTGGAAGTAAGAACATGGTCATAAAACTTCAAGAATTTTTAGATAAATATCATTAA
- a CDS encoding tellurite resistance TerB family protein, which produces MSFADLYTSGEHRRNLAHFAALATLASVDGEISTEERKMLDRFATKLDITKSEYEEVFKKENKYPIDSTPDSEKRLERLYDLFRIVYSDHEIDDEERILIKKYAIGLGFTGDKADKVIERSVAIFGGKIDFEDYLYLLKK; this is translated from the coding sequence ATGTCTTTTGCAGATTTATATACTAGCGGTGAGCACAGAAGAAATTTGGCCCACTTTGCAGCTTTGGCAACTTTAGCGTCAGTAGACGGTGAAATTAGTACAGAGGAAAGAAAAATGCTAGATCGTTTTGCTACGAAACTAGATATCACCAAATCTGAGTATGAGGAGGTTTTTAAGAAGGAAAATAAATATCCAATAGATTCAACGCCAGATTCCGAAAAAAGATTGGAGCGTTTATATGATCTATTTAGAATTGTTTATTCTGATCATGAAATTGATGACGAAGAAAGAATTCTAATTAAAAAATATGCTATTGGTCTAGGTTTTACCGGTGATAAAGCAGATAAGGTTATTGAGCGTTCAGTAGCTATTTTTGGAGGAAAAATTGATTTTGAAGATTATCTGTATCTATTAAAGAAATAA
- a CDS encoding ligase-associated DNA damage response exonuclease, translating into MKTPLLQFTNNGIYCEKANVYLDPWKPVDHAIISHGHADHSRYGHKKYITHYRNVPIIQHRLGEINVTGKEWGEIFTVNNVKFSLHPAGHIIGSSQIRVEHKDEVWVFTGDYKTENDGISTPYEPIKCNTFITECTFGLPAFKWTPQAEVLENINNWWAENRAEGKTSILFGYSLGKAQRLLKYLDTDIGEIYTHGAIENMTEVLRPLVDFPKTTLITRDTKKEQLLGNIVLAPPSAHGSTWIRKMVPYVTASASGWMTFRGARRRRAIDKGFVLSDHCDWPGLLESIEATGAEKIICTHGYTDIFSKYLREQGYDARTEATQYGEEETEAALASKSTASV; encoded by the coding sequence ATGAAAACTCCCTTATTACAATTTACCAACAACGGTATTTATTGCGAAAAAGCCAATGTATACCTGGATCCGTGGAAACCGGTAGACCACGCCATAATCTCTCATGGGCATGCAGACCATAGTAGATATGGTCATAAGAAATATATAACCCACTACCGTAACGTACCAATAATTCAACATCGTTTAGGTGAAATAAATGTTACCGGAAAAGAATGGGGAGAAATCTTCACGGTCAACAATGTAAAGTTTAGTCTTCACCCAGCCGGGCATATTATTGGCTCGTCACAAATTAGGGTAGAACACAAAGATGAAGTATGGGTTTTTACAGGAGATTATAAAACTGAAAATGATGGTATTTCCACACCGTATGAACCTATAAAATGTAACACCTTTATTACCGAATGTACCTTTGGATTACCCGCATTTAAATGGACACCCCAGGCAGAAGTTCTAGAAAACATTAACAATTGGTGGGCAGAAAATAGAGCTGAAGGTAAAACATCCATACTTTTTGGGTATAGTTTGGGCAAAGCACAACGATTATTAAAGTACCTAGATACCGACATTGGAGAAATATATACCCATGGTGCCATTGAAAATATGACCGAGGTTCTTAGACCGTTGGTAGATTTTCCCAAGACCACTTTAATTACCAGAGACACCAAAAAAGAGCAGCTTTTAGGCAATATTGTATTGGCACCACCAAGTGCCCATGGTAGTACTTGGATCAGAAAAATGGTACCCTATGTTACTGCTTCCGCAAGCGGATGGATGACCTTTAGGGGAGCAAGACGAAGAAGGGCTATTGACAAAGGTTTTGTTTTAAGCGATCATTGCGATTGGCCCGGTCTTTTAGAAAGTATTGAAGCCACAGGCGCCGAAAAAATTATCTGTACACATGGCTATACAGATATATTCTCGAAATATTTACGGGAACAAGGTTATGATGCCCGTACAGAAGCTACGCAATACGGTGAAGAAGAAACAGAAGCTGCATTAGCTTCAAAATCTACCGCATCTGTATGA
- a CDS encoding ATP-dependent DNA ligase: MRNFAQLIKTLDSTNKTTVKVQALTDYFLKANDADKVWTIAILSHRRPPRPVNTTLLRTWASELANIPLWLFEESYHIVGDLAETIALVIPAADQSSDKSLTDFLQEMIALKKKTDEEKRAYLYENWSVLNYYERFVFTKLITGGFRIGVSQKLMTRALAKATQIDEDILAYKLMGNWDPNKITFQQLVLEENESDYLSKPYPFYLAYAIEGEVSDLGVIQEWSAEHKWDGIRSQVILRNNELFVWSRGEELVTDKYPEFEKFIGVIPNGTVIDGEILPFPKGAIGTFNDLQTRIGRKNVTAALLKKVPVILKAYDILEWEGEDIRQLPFIERREILEHLFKNVTEQNQSDDTKLSRNEVTERSRSDVPLHLSKTIYFNSWEEMAEERDRSREMHSEGLMLKRKDSPYLVGRKKGDWWKWKVDPLTIDAVLTYAMRGHGRRSNLFTDYTFALWKDNEEGEKELVTFAKAYSGLTDAEFRKLDAWIKKNTLERFGPVRSVTPHHVFEIAFEGIALSKRHKSGVATRFPRMLRWRKDKNIHEANTLDDLKGLIPSEAKESVK; encoded by the coding sequence ATGAGAAATTTTGCACAGCTTATAAAAACCTTGGATAGTACCAACAAAACTACGGTTAAGGTACAGGCATTGACCGACTATTTTCTAAAAGCCAATGATGCCGATAAGGTTTGGACCATCGCAATTTTATCGCATCGTAGACCACCAAGACCGGTAAACACAACGCTATTAAGAACTTGGGCTTCAGAACTGGCAAATATTCCACTGTGGTTATTTGAAGAAAGCTATCATATTGTTGGTGATCTTGCAGAAACTATCGCCTTGGTCATTCCGGCAGCCGACCAATCATCGGACAAAAGTTTAACCGATTTTCTTCAAGAAATGATTGCCCTTAAAAAGAAGACAGACGAAGAAAAAAGAGCATATCTCTACGAAAATTGGAGTGTTTTAAACTATTACGAACGGTTTGTGTTCACTAAACTGATTACTGGCGGATTCAGAATTGGGGTAAGTCAAAAACTAATGACACGTGCCCTTGCAAAAGCCACCCAAATTGACGAAGATATTTTAGCCTATAAATTAATGGGCAACTGGGACCCGAATAAAATCACTTTTCAACAATTGGTTTTAGAGGAAAATGAGAGCGATTACCTTTCAAAACCTTATCCTTTTTATTTGGCTTATGCCATTGAAGGTGAAGTGTCAGACTTAGGCGTTATACAAGAATGGTCTGCAGAACATAAGTGGGACGGAATTCGTTCTCAAGTGATCTTAAGAAACAATGAATTATTTGTTTGGAGCCGTGGCGAAGAATTGGTTACGGATAAGTATCCCGAATTTGAAAAATTCATAGGCGTTATCCCAAACGGTACGGTCATAGATGGTGAAATTCTACCTTTTCCAAAAGGTGCTATTGGCACCTTTAACGATTTACAAACCCGCATTGGTAGAAAAAACGTAACCGCCGCACTTTTAAAAAAAGTTCCGGTAATTTTAAAAGCATATGATATTCTTGAATGGGAAGGAGAAGATATTCGCCAATTACCTTTTATAGAACGTAGAGAAATTTTAGAACATCTTTTTAAAAATGTCACTGAGCAAAACCAAAGTGATGACACTAAACTTAGCCGAAACGAGGTCACTGAGCGTAGCCGAAGTGATGTCCCCCTTCACCTCTCTAAAACCATCTATTTTAATTCATGGGAAGAGATGGCTGAAGAAAGAGACCGCTCTCGCGAAATGCACAGTGAAGGCTTAATGCTAAAAAGAAAAGATTCGCCCTATTTAGTCGGTCGTAAGAAAGGTGATTGGTGGAAATGGAAAGTTGACCCACTGACCATAGATGCGGTTCTTACCTATGCTATGCGCGGTCATGGTAGGCGAAGTAATCTTTTTACAGATTATACTTTTGCCCTTTGGAAGGATAATGAAGAAGGAGAAAAAGAACTGGTAACCTTTGCAAAGGCATACTCAGGCTTAACCGATGCGGAATTCAGAAAACTAGATGCTTGGATAAAGAAAAATACCTTAGAAAGATTTGGACCCGTTCGTAGTGTTACTCCGCATCACGTGTTTGAAATTGCCTTTGAGGGTATAGCATTATCCAAGCGACATAAAAGTGGTGTTGCTACCCGTTTTCCTAGAATGCTACGCTGGAGAAAAGATAAAAATATTCATGAAGCAAATACGTTGGATGATTTGAAGGGATTAATTCCGAGCGAAGCGAAGGAATCTGTTAAATAA
- a CDS encoding GIY-YIG nuclease family protein → MKGYVYITTNKNKTVLYVGATDDIKRRINEHKSRIYPNAFTKKYNCDILVYFEEFENVEDAFKRELKLKAGNRKKKGRVNKLNES, encoded by the coding sequence ATGAAAGGATATGTCTATATAACAACCAATAAAAATAAAACAGTTCTTTATGTTGGAGCTACAGATGATATTAAAAGAAGAATAAATGAACATAAAAGCAGAATATATCCAAATGCTTTCACCAAGAAATACAATTGCGATATACTAGTTTATTTTGAGGAATTTGAAAATGTAGAAGATGCATTTAAAAGAGAATTGAAATTAAAAGCTGGCAATCGGAAAAAAAAAGGAAGAGTTAATAAACTCAATGAATCCTGA